AGCGCAAAAACAGCAGCTTTGTGATCAGTCTTCGATTTGTGGATCGATGTGGGCCGAATACCGAGCGATTCGTACTCCTCGAGGTCGATCTCGCAGTTGTCCCATTCCGCACACTGGTTCGATACCTCCGCGAGAAGACCGTGAAGGTGGATGAGCTCCTGCTTCTTCATAACCATGCTGTCCTATCCACTGCAGGGTTATATTATTATCTTGAGTCGCGTTACCATGCGACCTATACAGGTTTTTCTGACCATAACGGTTTCTAACGATTTGAAGACGGCCGCTAGCCGACCGGAATTCGGGTCAGACGGCGGTCGATCCGGCTAAATGGTCCGGATAATTATCTGTTTGTTCGATATGTTGTGGCCCGCCTCCAGAAACGATTGCCTACCCTCGTCCCGT
This portion of the Halopiger aswanensis genome encodes:
- a CDS encoding UPF0058 family protein — protein: MKKQELIHLHGLLAEVSNQCAEWDNCEIDLEEYESLGIRPTSIHKSKTDHKAAVFALAGGITANMREDEQEAVAATAD